In Shewanella psychrotolerans, the genomic stretch AACCTACAACTGGGATACCGACAAGTATGATCTCGGAACAGGCTTTGGCCACCTAGCCATTGGCGAAGCCGATATCTATAGCCGCTGCGCCGCCATTGAAGCCGCTGGCGGCAAGGTGACACGCCAACCTGGACCTGTTGCCGGTGGTACCACAGAGATTGCCTTTGTCGAAGATCCTGACGGTTATAAGATTGAATTCATTCAGATGAAATCAGCCCAGCAAGGCTTAGGCTAATACATAAGCTAAGCATAAAAAAAGCGCCCTAGGGCGCTTTTTACATTCAGTCTATCGATTAGAACTTAACAGTGATTCCACCATAGATTTGACGACCAATTGTGTCGTAAACCTCTGGTACGGTACCAGCTTCGTTACCACTTGCTACCATTACAGGCTTCTCATCGGTGAAATTCTTCAGGCCGAGGCTGGCCGTAATGCTATCGTTGATGTGGTACATACCCGAGATATTGTGATACAAGA encodes the following:
- the gloA gene encoding lactoylglutathione lyase translates to MAQLLHTMLRVGNLDRSIHFYTEILGMKLLRKSENSEYRYTLAFVGFDEESTGSAVVELTYNWDTDKYDLGTGFGHLAIGEADIYSRCAAIEAAGGKVTRQPGPVAGGTTEIAFVEDPDGYKIEFIQMKSAQQGLG